DNA sequence from the Gordonia polyisoprenivorans genome:
CTCCCGTTGGGGCAGAAGACTACTCAAGCGCGAGACGATCCAGGCCTATGACGCGATCCTCGCACTGCACCTGGCAAAACACATGCGGGCCGCACGCGAGGATCAGGTACTGATCACCCATGAGGAGATCCACGAATTGTTCGCCGGCGTCTCCAACACCATCGATCGCGACCTCGCGCTGTTCGACAAACGCATCGACAAGGCGATCGACAAGCTCGAAGAACTCGAGTTGCTACGCCGCCATCGCGATGACCCCGACACCTTCACCGTGAGTCCGGCGATCACCGCGATCATGACGGCATCGGTGATCACCGATCTGCAGCAGCAGTTCGAACAGTTCATCGGCGCCGGCGAGGAGGTCGAGGCACAGACGCTCGATCGCTCCGCGCCCGAATCCGGTGACGACGGTTCGGGATACCTCGCGGAGGGCGACCGGGACACCGACGACGGTGACGACACCGAGGATGACGAGACCGACGAAGGAGATGACTGGTGAGCGATCGTGTCGACCAGTTCCACCTGTCGCGGCTGCAGCTGATCAACTGGGGCGTCTTCGACGGATATCATTCGATTCCGTTCAGCGCCAACGGTTCTCTAGTGACCGGGTCATCGGGCAGCGGTAAGTCCTCGCTTCTGGACGCCATCTCACTGGCCTTCCTGCCCGACCATCGGCGCAACTTCAATGCCTCCGGTGACGCCACGGCGGCCGGATCGGCGAGTGGTCGGCGTACGGTCGGCAAGTACGTGCGTGGAGCGTGGGGCGAGCGTCGCGACGGCGTGAACTCGACGCGCGAGATCATGTACCTGCGCGGCACCGGGCCGGCCTGGGCGGCCATCGCCGTCACCTATACCTCCACCTCGGGTGTGTCGATCACGGGCCTCGTCCTCAAGTGGCTCGCCGCGGGCAAGATGACCGACGCCCACAGCGCCTACTATCTCGCCGACGGCGACGCCGACATCGTCGACGCCTGCAACGAGTGGGCGGCCAACGGGCACAACGCCGCCCGGCTCCGCGAGCGCGGATGGCGGGGCGGTCCCGGCGAAGGCAAGTATCTCGCGTCGCTGTACTCGCTGATCGGCATCCGCGGCTCCGAGGCCGCCCAGCAG
Encoded proteins:
- a CDS encoding DUF4194 domain-containing protein — its product is MTDQSERFPAKGFSAEEFNGYDDLPAVSRTAAEETKVPRFDGDVSAMPDRACWALQNLLTRRYVSGDRTPQLWSWIVEYQESLRIRLSELDLRLRLVAELEVAFVEQVGYDSRWGRRLLKRETIQAYDAILALHLAKHMRAAREDQVLITHEEIHELFAGVSNTIDRDLALFDKRIDKAIDKLEELELLRRHRDDPDTFTVSPAITAIMTASVITDLQQQFEQFIGAGEEVEAQTLDRSAPESGDDGSGYLAEGDRDTDDGDDTEDDETDEGDDW